Proteins co-encoded in one Capsicum annuum cultivar UCD-10X-F1 chromosome 9, UCD10Xv1.1, whole genome shotgun sequence genomic window:
- the LOC107854023 gene encoding zinc finger protein CONSTANS-LIKE 9 — protein MGYICEYCGEQRSIVYCRSDAACLCLSCDRNVHSANALSQRHSRTLICERCNSQPAVVRCIEERTSLCQNCDWSGHASSSSGSTMHKRQALSSYTGCPSAAELSNIWSFLLDDPSVGDTCEQRMGSMSINDNRPRDGQDPQGKDNSQNVFAAVEVSEMNISDKSNLLMESSMPTFDNKLHNLEPPIGSSSKGFYMGAKGSSLFEEDPFCDNLIMDSVDMGIQNYEELFGDSLNYPDELFENENFDCFFEMKDVKGTDSSCQDIPNAAEGSAIARVNTVHPTCSDAASADSVMSCKTDSILYFARQSSLSVSKKTGECSTGDYQDCGVSPMLLMGEPPPWCPPGPEISSPSTSRSNAVLRYKEKKKTRKFDKRVRYVSRKARADVRRRVKGRFIKAGDAYDYDPLPTRSY, from the exons ATGGGTTATATATGTGAATACTGTGGAGAGCAAAGATCGATTGTATATTGCCGGTCTGATGCAGCTTGTTTATGTTTGTCATGTGATCGAAATGTCCATTCTGCAAATGCTCTTTCGCAACGTCATTCCAGGACGCTTATATGTGAAAGATGTAATTCACAACCAGCTGTTGTTAGATGCATCGAGGAGCGAACATCGCTTTGCCAGAACTGTGATTGGTCAGGTCATGCTAGTTCTAGTTCAGGTTCAACAATGCACAAGAGGCAAGCACTTAGTAGTTATACGGGATGTCCTTCCGCTGCTGAACTTTCTAATATCTGGTCATTTCTATTAGATGACCCTTCAGTCGGTGATACTTGTGAACAGAGAATGGGTTCAATGAGCATCAATGATAACCGCCCTAGGGATGGTCAAGATCCTCAAGGAAAGGACAACTCACAAAATGTGTTTGCTGCAGTTGAAGTGAGTGAAATGAATATTTCTGACAAATCGAATCTTTTAATGGAATCGTCTATGCCTACTTTTGACAACAAGCTGCATAATCTGGAACCACCTATCGGATCTTCGTCAAAG GGATTCTATATGGGAGCAAAAGGCTCTAGTTTATTTGAGGAGGATCCTTTCTGTGATAACCTCATTATGGATTCGGTGGACATGGGTATTCAGAATTATGAAGAGTTATTTGGGGATTCTCTCAATTATCCAGATGagctatttgagaatgaaaattttgattgctTCTTCGAGATGAAAGACGTAAAAGGTACCGACTCTAGCTGCCAGGATATCCCCAATGCTGCTGAG GGATCAGCAATTGCACGGGTAAATACAGTGCATCCAACATGTAGCGATGCAGCATCTGCAGATTCCGTGATGAGCTGCAAGACAGATTCTATCCTTTACTTTGCTAGACAATCTAGCCTCTCAGTTTCCAAAAAAACTGGAGAATGCAGTACCGGAGATTACCAAGACTGTGGAGTCTCCCCGATGCTCCTAATGGGAGAGCCACCACCATGGTGTCCTCCAGGTCCTGAAATTTCATCACCATCGACTAGCAGGAGCAATGCTGTGTTGCGCtacaaggaaaaaaagaagacaaGGAA ATTTGACAAGCGAGTGAGATATGTTTCCCGCAAGGCAAGAGCTGATGTCAGAAGGCGTGTGAAGGGCCGGTTTATCAAGGCTGGTGATGCTTACGACTATGATCCACTCCCGACCAGAAGCTACTGA